The Streptomyces fungicidicus nucleotide sequence GTACGCGGCGGCCTCGGCGATCTGGGACGTCACCAGTCTGCGGACGCCGCCGGGGCGGATGTTCCGGCCGGACGCGCTGCTGGCGGCGGCGGTCGGGTCTCCGCTGCCGCCGTCCACGGAGCCGCCGCTGACGCCGGGTGAGCGGGAGGTTCTGCGGGGGCTGGACCGCACGGGGGTGTGAGCGTGGGGGCGTTGAAACGCCGGAGGGGCTGAATTCAGCCCCTCCGGCGTTTGCCGGGAACGGTTCAGCCCGCGAAGGCCGGCTGGGGGAAGCCCGTGCCCGCTTCCGGGACGACCAGGAGGGAGCCCGCCAGCGGGTGCGGGGAGGTCAGCCCCACCCGCGCCGTGGTGATGTACAGATCGCGCAGGCCGGGCCCGCCGAACGCGCAGGCCGTGACCCGCGGCACCGGAAGCCGTATCTCCCGGTCCAGCTCACCGGAGGGCGTGTACCGCCGCACCGCGCCCCCGTCCCACAGCGCCACCCACACGCAGCCGTCCGCGTCCACGCACAGCCCGTCCGGGAAGCCCGCCCCGTCCTCGATCGTCACCAGGCGGCGCCGCCCGGTGATCCTGCCGTCCGCCTCGCCGACGTCGAAGACGTCGACCCGGCGGGTGGGCGAGTCGACGTAGTACATCAGCCGTCCGTCCGGGCTCCAGCCGGTCCCGTTGCTCACCGCCACGTCGTCGAGCAGGACCCGGACCGTGCCGTCGCCGGTGACGCGGGAGAGGGTGCCTCCGCAGGGCGCCTCGTCGTACCGCATGGTGCCCGCCCAGAGGCTGCCGTCGGGGGCGACCGCGGCGTCGTTGGCGCGGCGGCCGGGGACGACCTCGCGGTGCAGCCAGCGGAAGGCGCCGTCGGGGTCGAGCAGGCCGATGCCGTCCCGCAGGTTGAGGACGAGGCCGCCGCCCGCGCGGGGCTTGACGGCGCCCACGTGCTGGCCGGTGCGGCGCACGGTGCGCCGGCCGGTGGCCGGGTCGTAGGTGTGGACGCGGGAGCCGAGGATGTCGATCCACAGGAGGCGGCCGGCCGCCGCGTCCCAGGTCGGGCCCTCGCCCAGGGCGGCCTCCGCGCGGACCGCCACGTCGAAGCCGTTGGTCATGCGACGCTCCGGTGGCCCAGGCGCTCGGACAGTTCGGCAGCGCCCTTCGCGGCGAGCTGTTCCAGCTCGCCCACCCGCTCGTCGGTCCAGCGGATCATCGGTACGGAGATGGACAGCGCGGCGACCACCTGTCCGGTGCGGTCCCGCACGGGGGCGGCGACGCAGGAGACGTCCGGGTTGGACTCGCGGCTCTCCACGG carries:
- a CDS encoding SMP-30/gluconolactonase/LRE family protein, whose amino-acid sequence is MTNGFDVAVRAEAALGEGPTWDAAAGRLLWIDILGSRVHTYDPATGRRTVRRTGQHVGAVKPRAGGGLVLNLRDGIGLLDPDGAFRWLHREVVPGRRANDAAVAPDGSLWAGTMRYDEAPCGGTLSRVTGDGTVRVLLDDVAVSNGTGWSPDGRLMYYVDSPTRRVDVFDVGEADGRITGRRRLVTIEDGAGFPDGLCVDADGCVWVALWDGGAVRRYTPSGELDREIRLPVPRVTACAFGGPGLRDLYITTARVGLTSPHPLAGSLLVVPEAGTGFPQPAFAG